A region of Alkalinema sp. FACHB-956 DNA encodes the following proteins:
- a CDS encoding TldD/PmbA family protein: MIAELESLIQSIDLPVDWIGLRSVKETTTTRTVRDGLPDSNGSTLSSGVMVEVLVKGQVGYAATNSLQADRVRAALWDAYYQALAASEWNLHPVLVTARPKVVGQYVSPLSIDFDALAPSELYATLTQICAKLRVSEQIVQTSAAAMTTETESWFVSSNGSQVYQRFFRVGTDYAATAQDGSCVQRRSDHGWFARCYQGGFEFFIEDNLWQRVQTIGEQAVELLSAEECPTETTTLVLAPDQMLLQIHESVGHPLELDRILGDERNYAGGSFVKPEDFGQLIYGSPLMNITFDPTIAGEYASYAFDDTGVPATREFLIRDGILQRGLGSLESQDRLGVPGVACARASTWNRPAIDRMANLNLEPGQTAFADMIASIERGVYMEANRSWSIDDQRHKFQFSCEYAKLIENGQFTKTLRNPNYRGVTPQFWNSLVQVGDRQSWQMYGTPSCGKGEPNQIISVGHGSPVAAFANVEVFGGGA, from the coding sequence ATGATTGCTGAACTTGAATCTCTGATCCAATCTATTGACTTACCCGTAGACTGGATAGGTCTACGATCGGTAAAAGAAACTACCACCACCCGGACGGTACGCGATGGCCTGCCAGACAGCAATGGCAGTACTTTGAGCTCTGGCGTGATGGTTGAAGTCTTGGTAAAAGGCCAAGTTGGCTATGCCGCTACCAATTCCTTACAGGCCGATCGCGTGCGAGCTGCCCTATGGGATGCCTACTACCAGGCGCTCGCGGCTAGTGAGTGGAACCTCCATCCCGTTCTGGTTACAGCCCGTCCAAAAGTCGTCGGGCAATATGTATCCCCTTTAAGCATCGACTTTGATGCCCTGGCTCCCAGTGAACTCTACGCAACCTTGACCCAAATTTGCGCCAAGCTGCGGGTGAGTGAACAGATCGTGCAAACCAGCGCAGCGGCCATGACGACGGAAACGGAATCCTGGTTTGTGAGTAGCAACGGATCCCAAGTTTATCAGCGTTTTTTTCGAGTGGGAACGGATTATGCTGCTACAGCCCAAGATGGATCCTGTGTGCAGCGTCGATCGGATCACGGTTGGTTTGCTCGCTGCTATCAGGGAGGATTCGAGTTTTTTATTGAAGATAACTTATGGCAACGGGTGCAAACCATTGGAGAACAGGCGGTTGAGTTACTCAGTGCAGAGGAATGCCCGACAGAAACAACAACACTGGTGTTAGCACCAGATCAAATGTTATTGCAAATCCATGAAAGTGTTGGACATCCGCTGGAACTCGATCGCATTCTGGGGGATGAGCGCAATTATGCAGGGGGCAGTTTTGTCAAACCGGAGGATTTTGGTCAGCTGATCTATGGATCGCCGTTGATGAATATTACGTTTGATCCGACGATCGCGGGTGAATATGCCAGCTACGCCTTTGATGATACGGGGGTGCCTGCGACGCGGGAATTTTTAATTCGCGATGGAATTTTGCAACGGGGATTGGGTAGCCTGGAAAGTCAGGATCGGTTAGGGGTGCCGGGGGTGGCCTGTGCGCGGGCCAGTACCTGGAACCGTCCCGCGATCGATCGCATGGCTAATCTCAATCTAGAACCTGGGCAAACGGCCTTTGCGGACATGATTGCCAGCATTGAACGGGGTGTGTATATGGAAGCAAACCGATCTTGGTCAATCGATGATCAGCGCCATAAATTTCAGTTCAGTTGTGAATATGCCAAACTAATTGAGAATGGACAATTCACAAAAACCCTGCGTAATCCCAACTATCGGGGCGTCACGCCACAATTTTGGAACAGCTTGGTGCAAGTGGGCGATCGGCAGTCTTGGCAAATGTATGGCACCCCAAGCTGTGGCAAAGGTGAACCCAATCAAATCATTTCCGTCGGCCATGGTTCCCCGGTGGCGGCATTTGCAAATGTTGAGGTGTTTGGAGGAGGCGCATGA
- a CDS encoding TldD/PmbA family protein, producing MNLVMPQRLTSRQSINLSHSLEIAFQQVVDYLNNQRRSHEQFTLTLIAEKSQFTRFNQAKVRQTGQVEDAVLRLMWIANQRSSYREFPLTGDWLTDRQILAEALKFLRWELPQLPENPYLVLPQGDRHSHEVHVGSLLPAQTLMTEVLSAVADVDFAGIYAGGLMVRAYADSQGQFHWFATETFSLDYSFFAGTGMAVKGTFAGRDWDQAAYWDTIQNSRRQLQRLSCDPRRLDRGQYRTYLAPAAIAEMVYMMSWGGVSEADIQQGNSCFGIMRSGEKQLSPKFSLSENFSHGSVPRFNEFGEIAPAVLPIIQHGVLKNTLISAKTAKEYQLVANGAAEGENLRSPDIAPGDLAEDQILSALDTGLYVSNLHYLNWSDRPTGRMTGMTRYACFWVEDGELVAPIENLRFDDSFYTFWGENLLALTAHQVYIPDVGTYGHRALGGIWAPGMLIEDLTYTL from the coding sequence ATGAATTTAGTGATGCCCCAGCGACTAACGTCGCGGCAGTCTATTAATCTTTCGCACAGTTTAGAAATCGCTTTTCAGCAGGTGGTTGACTATCTCAACAACCAGCGGCGAAGCCACGAACAATTTACCCTGACGCTGATTGCAGAAAAAAGTCAATTTACACGCTTTAACCAAGCCAAAGTTCGGCAAACAGGGCAGGTTGAAGACGCCGTTCTACGCTTAATGTGGATTGCGAATCAACGGAGTAGCTATCGAGAATTTCCGTTAACTGGCGATTGGCTCACCGATCGCCAAATACTGGCAGAGGCACTCAAGTTTTTGCGTTGGGAATTACCCCAATTGCCTGAAAATCCTTACTTGGTGCTCCCCCAGGGCGATCGTCACAGCCATGAAGTGCACGTTGGCTCTCTCCTGCCCGCGCAAACCCTCATGACGGAAGTGTTATCCGCCGTTGCTGATGTGGACTTTGCCGGGATCTATGCTGGAGGGCTGATGGTACGGGCCTATGCCGATTCCCAGGGGCAATTTCACTGGTTCGCGACGGAAACCTTTTCCCTGGATTACTCGTTCTTTGCGGGGACGGGAATGGCCGTCAAAGGAACGTTCGCAGGGCGCGATTGGGATCAAGCCGCCTACTGGGACACCATTCAAAACTCTCGACGGCAACTCCAACGACTCTCCTGCGATCCCCGACGGCTCGATCGCGGGCAGTATCGCACTTACCTGGCTCCTGCGGCGATCGCCGAAATGGTCTACATGATGTCCTGGGGGGGCGTGAGTGAAGCGGATATCCAACAGGGCAATAGTTGCTTCGGGATCATGCGCAGTGGTGAAAAACAACTATCGCCGAAATTTTCACTGAGCGAGAATTTCTCCCACGGTTCGGTGCCTCGCTTTAACGAGTTTGGGGAAATTGCACCAGCGGTTCTCCCGATTATTCAGCATGGGGTATTAAAAAACACGCTGATTTCCGCCAAAACCGCTAAGGAATATCAATTGGTTGCCAATGGAGCGGCGGAAGGTGAGAATCTACGATCGCCGGATATTGCACCGGGAGACTTAGCGGAGGATCAAATTCTCTCAGCGCTGGATACGGGCTTGTATGTTTCCAATTTGCATTACCTCAACTGGAGCGATCGGCCCACGGGTCGGATGACGGGGATGACCCGCTATGCCTGCTTCTGGGTAGAAGATGGGGAACTGGTCGCGCCGATCGAAAATCTGCGTTTTGACGATAGTTTTTATACATTTTGGGGAGAGAATTTGCTGGCGCTGACAGCCCATCAGGTCTACATTCCCGATGTGGGCACCTATGGCCATCGCGCCCTGGGCGGCATCTGGGCACCGGGCATGTTGATTGAAGATTTGACCTATACCCTGTAG
- a CDS encoding MoaD/ThiS family protein, which translates to MAIKVLIPTPLQKFVGDQAAIECDAGTIAQLVDELENKHPGIKARLCDDSGKLRRFVNFYLNSEDIRFMENEETALNDGDEVSIVPAIAGG; encoded by the coding sequence ATGGCAATTAAGGTTCTAATTCCCACCCCTTTGCAAAAGTTTGTTGGCGACCAAGCCGCGATCGAATGTGATGCTGGCACGATCGCTCAGTTGGTTGATGAACTGGAGAACAAGCATCCCGGCATCAAGGCTCGCCTCTGCGATGACAGTGGCAAACTGCGCCGCTTTGTCAACTTCTACCTGAATAGCGAAGATATTCGCTTCATGGAAAACGAAGAAACCGCTCTGAACGATGGCGATGAAGTCAGCATTGTCCCCGCGATCGCAGGCGGCTGA